The proteins below come from a single Tigriopus californicus strain San Diego chromosome 3, Tcal_SD_v2.1, whole genome shotgun sequence genomic window:
- the LOC131877688 gene encoding MFS-type transporter SLC18B1-like, which produces MLENRQILTLSLFCAVYVAWGLTDSIQAPFYPIEAERKGAKVSEYGFVFGIIHLAIFFSGPFFGKYMHLFGIKNVYIFGVISTGVCALLFGFLDYVQDKVLFLAYSYTLRILEGVAEAASWSAVFSMLLTMFPDNVATVYSFTEASFSFSEMVGPTVGAIFYNIGGFVLPFEICGILCLVTGLLTILVIPSDPKSVRSEGIHEESILNNNKDSSPPHQTQLLPVLKSLDVILALTGTVFAASVQGLLEACLEPYLEQFHLSITKVGLTFLALSVPYFMASPLWGYCCDHLVSPEYVQVVGTSIILIGFVVFGPAPYLPLHANYPMLVIGLAFLGIGTAAGLVASFSGAQKAALMRQDMSNTQIYTAISGIWTSSFALGNFIGPSLGGFLFDFIGFRSTTFVFQMIGVVMLFLDLYKVKRLRNTLVLKKVKSNKIDLYERLE; this is translated from the exons ATGCTGGAAAATCGCCAAATATTGACTCTATCCCTTTTCTGTGCTGTCTATGTTGCATGGGGTCTCACCGATTCAATTCAAGCTCCATTCTATCCCATTGAAGCCGAGCGAAAAGGTGCCAAGGTCAGCGAGTATGGTTTTGTGTTTGGGATCATTCACTTGGCCATCTTCTTCAGTGGTCCATTCTTTGGCAAGTACATGCACCTGTTTGGGATCAAGAACGTGTACATCTTTGGCGTGATCTCGACCGGTGTGTGTGCTCTGCTCTTTGGCTTCCTGGATTATGTTCAGGACAAGGTACTCTTCCTCGCTTATTCATACACGCTCCGGATATTAGAAGGTGTGGCTGAGGCCGCTTCATGGAGTGCTGTGTTCTCGATGCTGCTCACCATGTTCCCGGATAACGTGGCCACCGTCTATTCATTCACTGAAGCATCGTTCAGCTTCTCAGAAATGGTGGGTCCCACCGTAGGCGCCATTTTCTACAACATAGGAGGATTTGTACTTCCTTTCGAGATCTGCGGTATTTTGTGCTTAGTTACAG gtctGTTGACTATCTTGGTCATCCCTAGTGATCCAAAGTCCGTTAGATCAGAGGGCATTCATGAAGAGTCCATCTTGAACAATAACAAAGATTCGAGCCCACCTCACCAAACCCAACTCCTGCCCGTGTTGAAAAGTCTAGATGTCATCCTGGCTTTGACTGGGACAGTGTTTGCCGCCTCTGTTCAAGGTCTCTTGGAAGCGTGTTTGGAACCTTATTTGGAGCAATTCCACTTATCCATCACCAAAGTTGGACTGACCTTTCTGGCCTTATCAGTGCCTTACTTCATGGCCTCGCCACTATGGGGATACTGTTGCGATCACCTTGTTTCCCCTGAATATGTCCAAGTGGTTGGAACAAGCATCATTCTCATTGGTTTCGTGGTGTTTGGTCCAGCTCCCTATCTTCCACTTCACGCTAACTATCCTATGCTGGTGATTGGATTAGCATTCTTGGGAATTGGAACTGCCGCCGGTTTGGTTGCGTCTTTTAGCGGTGCTCAAAAGGCTGCTCTCATGAGACAAGACATGAGCAACACTCAAATCTACACGGCCATCTCTGGAATTTGGACCTCGTCATTTGCTTTGGGAAATTTCATCGGACCCTCATTAGGCGGGTTCCTGTTTGACTTTATTGGCTTCCGTTCGACAACTTTCGTGTTCCAAATGATCGGAGTGGTCATGCTGTTCTTGGATCTGTACAAAGTGAAGCGCTTAAGAAACACACTGGTTCTTAAGAAAGTCAAATCGAATAAAATCGATCTGTATGAGCGCCTTGAGTGA